The DNA sequence CTCTAATGGACTGTATTTCCTAGGGGTTGGCTCTGTTGTAGGTGTTCATCACTTAACCCTTAGGTGGCAGCAACGCACTTAATCATGCCCACTCTGCCGGaaatcaagaagaagaaacgTGACGTCGTGGACCAAATACAATGCCGTGATGTGTAAAggaagtgaattaaaaaaaatgctacagAGCAAACCCAAACAGTCCCAAACAGTTAGCTCTGACACCGACAGCCTGCCCCCCTGTCAAAGTATTTGCATGATCCCGCACGCAACGATGCTAGCTAGTAGCTGCTCATGCTAACGGACACAAAACCCCGTGAATGCTTTCTGGTCCGTGATCGGCAAACTGCTATCTTATTATCTTCCTGCCCCGTTCAACAGAGCGACCACAAGCGCTTGCACCTTGTAACCATAATCGCTCCGCAgcgttgttttgtttacattacagaagCGCCACGGAGTTGCGTCTCTCATGAACACGATGCACGCGTTGCACATGATAACGTTCTTAATCTTCTGCTGATTTTACACGGATATGCCCGACTTCGTCGTACAATCTTTTGTACACGTTTAGCAGGCTACGCTTGTTTCCGAATGATAAACGTGCCCTTTTTTGGCGGGGGATTATTTATGGCTCGCTAGTCGCTAGCATCTCCTCCATGTTGGCGGAAGTCTTGCGGAGTAGcaaagtatagaaaatgaaatcGATGACCCCCTTTTTCCACATCGGGCATTAATAAAATATCGATCGAATCGAGCTTCTCGATATATGGCACGGCCCTACTTACAGATGTACTTGTCACGAAGACTCTCCGTAAGCTCCTCCGGGACATATTCAGTcaaatgtatcacttcaacatacttcctttaCACCAGTTACAGTGCATTACCTTTTTAGACAAGGCTTTGACAACATTTATGGCATCTTAGGATGTTTCAGAAAGGGCACAAAagcgaaaaaaaaagaaatggtgatTTTGTAAATAGTATGCGGCGATTGCTGTATTCAGTTATTCATGACATGTTACCTATATTATAAGTAATTCATGAGAGGTCACAATAAGGCAATAGAAACATGATGCAGATACCCtataccaggggtgggcaacccGCGGCTCGCGAGCCTCATGCGGCTCTTTAACTAGTTTCATGCGGCTCTTCAGGAGCTGTCACACGACATGCGTCAAAAATGCTTGGCTGGCGCTGTCATTCACTCCCCCTACAGCTAGATGGCACACTGACCATGTAAGCCTGTTTGAGTGACGTCAAACGAGCGACGAGAGAATCTTTGGTGTGACATCATTGTGTTGTAAACAATTTCCGTCAGGTTACCTCGTGAAATGGCAGGGGAAAAAAGCACAGCCAAACGAAAATATGAAGAAGAACACAGGACGTTTTTGCCAGAGTGGGagagtttatatttttttgttaaacgtAATGGCAAGCCGATCTGCCTTATATGTCACGCAGCATTAGCGCATCTTTCTAAGAGAAAGATGTTATTGAAAATTATTCTATTATTGTTTGTGGACTTGCTTGaactgagagtttgtgtgtgtgagacagtgcacacaatgttaactgttgaaaatgactgatattatcatgttggtgtggttattttcattagatctggctgggcagaggtctgtgtatgcgtgcatacatgattaaaaaatgatgttcatgtgtacccatgtgtatgatgtggctctttgcagtaacacagaaaaaaaaagtggctcttagtctctgactagttggccacccctgccCTATACTGTCATTACtgtttaaatccatccatccattttctgagtcacttatcctcactagggtcgcgggcgtgctggagcctatcccagctgtcatcgggcaggaggcggggcacaccctgaactggttgccagccaatcgcagggcacatacaaacaaacaaccattcgcactcacagtcacacctacgggcaatttagagtctccaatcaatgcatgtttttgggatgtgggaggaaaccggagtgcccggagaaaacccacgcaggcacggggagaacatgcaaactccacacaggcagggacggggattgaaccccgcacctcagaactgtgaggctgacgctctaaccagtcgtccaccgtgccgcctactgtTTAAATCATTTATTCAAATTGAATCTCAATAGCTTGCAGCAATACATACTGGTTTGTGATTTGGCGAGATAAATTACTTGAATTCGGAATAGATATCTCTATTCGGTTGGCGAATAGACACTTGCAATTATTATCCATTGGCGGTTTGTGACTTCTGAAAGCGACTACTTCAGTTTCCCAATATGTTTCCTTGCAGACGCTCCGCTGGAGCTGCCCTCCTTCCAGCTGACTCCATCCCAGCGGCAGGTGGTCTTTCAGGGGGACAGCCTGCCCTTCCAGTGTCAGGCATCCTTTGTAGCCGAGGATATGCAAGTGCTGTGGTATCAGAACGGGCGCATGGTGACACCCGACGCCGCCCAGGGCATCTACATTGAGAAACACATGGTGCAGGACTGCTCTCTGATTACGAGGTGatgagaatttaaaaaaaaatgactaccgtaatttctcaagtgtaatgcacatttctttcccctcaaaatgtcaaaagtcaatagtgcagaTTATACTTAGGTAtagaggaaaatgaaaaaaactttcacattttataaatgtatgccaccatctagaggttatgaaaaagctgtacacgttcattccaatatgccaccgccacctagaggttatgagaggtgtagcctacactttcattccaatatgacaggggtacttatgtctgcatatatgtacagtggtgTTCATAGGTTTACAtttcctggcagaatttgtgaaatattacttttttaaaaagtacaactgttgactgaacaacaaccatcattcatttctttatggatatgttttgtttcatgataatgcttttctgaaatgcttgacagtttaatttgaatcccattgaaatcaaattaaatgtgtttcacttgGCCCTTCGTGTTAACTTTAAAGAAATGTACCCATCttttgcctgggtaatcaaacatatgagaacaactgtgtgttttctcatttactaaataaaagcaggactgtgaatttaaaaataagagcaagtaaataaaaagaaagtgtgttcaaataaagtggttaacttcagaataattatttgaaaaaaacaacaaaatacaaatagtacatgttttgatcatattggtagaagcaaaatcatgcattgtcaAAAAGCATTATACATGGGTCGAACGGTTTTACAGAATTTTGAGATCAGCTTTGGGAGTGCGTATTATaaatgggtgtgcattatacacaagaaatatTGGTGAACGCCGCAACTCTTAGCAAGAATATAAATTGAAATATGTCTTCTGGCAGTGCGTTGACCATCTCAAACATCCAACCGGGCTTCACCGGGAACTGGGAGTGCCGTGTCAGGACAAGCCGAGGGAACACCACGAGGACGGTCCACATCGTGGTGTTGGAGAGTTCCGCCAAATACTGCGCCCCTGAACGCGTCTCCAACAACAAGGGAGACTTCCGGTTGGTTAAAAAGATTTGCTTAGTTTTATGATTCCCAGCCACTGTGCCACAGCATATCATTTTTTTACTTCAcatttttagtcaataaattgtcataaattaaatgttttctcCCATGAATTCCAAtgaaaagtttccaactttgaaaattccctGAATATTGCAACCCTGGTTTCAAGTGAGGACTCTTTGGCACAGAGTATCACAGAAATAAGACCTGTGTCCGACAACATTCCAGGTGGCCGCGCACCCTGGCCGGAATCCGAGCCTTCCTCCCCTGCAACAGATTGCAGTCGAGCGCGGGAAGCTACTCGGGCGGATCCGACGAGGAGCAGCGTGCTTGGCGAAACTGTAATCGCAACGGGCTATGGGCGGAGGAAGATTATTCCCACTGCCAGTTCCAAAAAGACGTCACCCGATTCCTCTATTTCATCAACCAGGTGAGTGTTGCTCTTCCCAGCTGTGATTTCTTCTCGTTTTGCGTCCGGTCGTGACGTTCCCCTTTGTCTGGGTTATCAGATGCCTGTGAACGAAAGCAACGTAGTGCCCATGGCCCGTCGCCTCCTCGTCTACACCATAGACGCCGCCAACTTCTCGGACAAGATGGACATCATCATCGTGGCGGAGATGATCGAGAAGTTCGCCAAGTTTGTGGACAAGTTTAAAGACGTGAGTGTTTTGTACATTaccaaacataaacaaaaaaagatttttataGGTCAGTTTAAGCCACAGTATAAATGGAGGGAAGAGGTTTTACGGCATCGCTGGTTTGACTTTTTCAGCACGTCTGGTAACCAttcaaaaaggcaaacaaatgcAGGGTCTCTCCAGCACCTTCACACCAGAGTCCCTTCCTGATGTCGCTCTGTTTTTTCCAGCTCGGTGAAGTGATGGTGAGCATGGCCAGCAATCTGATGCTGGCCGACGAGCGCGTGCTGTGGATTGCGCAGCGCGAGGCCACGGCGTGCTCCCGTATCATCGCCTGCCTCCAGAAGATCGCCGCCCACCGCTTGGCCTCAGCGCAGGCCTTTTCCCTGGTCGGTGGTACACACGGGAAAATATCTCCAATATTTCAAAAATGccccaaaaatttttttctgaatttgtttgtttctttctttctttttgaattgatgtatattaaatatattaaccTGGCAGTGCTACAAGGGGCTAAAAGGAGGGcagaaatgtcacatttttgAACGGGTAAACATGCAGCAGGTCGCATTGAcccatgaacatttttgttgggCCAAAACAATGAAACCCACAGCTaagactggggggggggggaataactcTGCTAAGTCGACTTGACAAAAAGGTTGCCGCAAAATGTCTGCCTCAAAGCTTCACCGGgacccaaaaaaattataataataatagcaaattTCCTCCCGGAACCATGTTTGCGCCACCGGAAAACATGTTTCCCACGGATATTTTTTGGACAAGGACTCAGTGTTGGGTCAGTGATAAActttcccaaaaacaaaaagggagcGTCtggaagtgatttttaagatactgttagatgtgtacagtacatataacaAGTATGAATGAGCTAAATGGTAGTTCGCGTGTTTTGACCTAAAATGATAATCACTCGCTCACcaatgctaatcgcgattgctaaccgtCTAACATTTTGCTGACACACAGTACCAACTAGTTTAAGAATGGAAGTCTTTCCCTCATAAATGATAAAATCCACATTAgcattataaaaaaattttttttttttttttttttttttagtaatcgTGTGGGGCGGGTGCGTTTATTATTCGATTTTTagatcaataatcaataggagaatAGATTGTAAAAAGATTGGATAGTGACAGCTCTACCCATAACCAAGCGCAACGGTTGTTTTGTTGACAGACGTCCCCCAATATAGCGCTGGAGGCCCACTCGGTCAAGGCCAACGAATGGAACGGCATGACCTGCATGTTGTTTCAGAGGCCCACCCCGGAACGGACCCCTGGGCAGGACCGCCAGCTCACTTTTAAATGTAACACCACCGGCTCCTTCTCCAGCGTCCTACTAAAGGTCAGTGAGTTTTTATGGGGTCTTTCCAGATTTTGACATTCATATGAATATTATACACTAttgaaaacatatacagtattttctaaacTTTTAtggttgcagtttttttgtttgaaaaatttgTAGGAGGGTAAAAATATGTCTTGAACGTATCCGCCACTATAAAGGAggttgactgtatttttttcggGGGTTCTATTTTCTCATATTTTCTTTCGTCCCTTCAGAGCACCACGGTCGAGGCGTCCCTGCAGCTTCCTCAGTCGCTCTTTACCCAGGCCGCGCTGCTCCCCGGGCAGGGGGAGGACACGGTCTACAAGCTCCACCTGATGGGCTTCCGCAACGGCAAGTTCTTCCCGTCTACCGGCAACTCCTCCCTACTGGCCGACGGCGGGAAGAGGAGGAACGTGGCCACTCCCGTCATCATGGCAATGATAGGCAAGTGggattggattgttttatagttgcattttaacattattttgacaGGCATGTGGTAGAAACTGTATTTCGTATTCAGTACACAGTTATACCATACCCACCATTCCTACATGGAACATATTCCAGTACGTGAAAGTGCCAGTGCATTTAGTGCCAATCGGAAATTGCAAGTTCCAGGGTGACACCAGTTGAAAACAACAGTTCTACGTGACTTGTTCAAAGTGCGTTTGGTCTCCTCTTGGGTACAGATGGCATTTCCGTGCGTATGCTGCGGACGCCCGTCAACATCACCCTGCGACGCTTCGCACGCGGTTCCGACGCCGTGTCCGCCTGCTGGAACTTCAGCCTGGCGGGCGGCCAGGGCGGCTGGCGGACCGACGGCTGCCGCATCCTGGGCCACCACGACAACTTCACCACCATCTCCTGTAACTCGCTTGGCAACTACGGACTGCTCATGGTAGGCAACCCGCTTTTACTCCTTTCTGACCTTCTGGACTGTGTAAGAACCCTGGTGTACGCGcggaaaacattcaaacaacatCCATGGACGCCCCGGAGCTCACAACTGTGTGGCAGAGGTGCTAAACACTCCCACACCGTGCTTCCATTGATTTATGCCGTGTTATGATTTTTTAAACTTACTGTTctatatttttcacaaatcaatactattggtcagtccctaTGTGGATCTGTTTTTTCCACAAAGGATTAACCAatctaaaatatttgtaaaagttTTAACCTTAAGACAATGTTTATTAAGTGATACTTAAGAGAGATGCACATactttatttgtccacttgaggtcgccaTCCACACACGCTACATTAACCACGTTAAcggccgtcaatggcagtgaatgtgttttaaaaggTAGGTGGGTGTGCTCTGCTTTAGTGACATGAAACGTCAACCCACGCGTATGTGCTAAAGATGGGCGATTTCCTGGCTATATGATCACTCTGACCGTCCCGGTGGCGCTAAGCATCATGGGAAGTAGACAGATCCTACACTTTTGATagttatgaaaaataaattaagctaaaaaccacacaaaagaaggaaaaagagTCCAAAACACAGATAACTATCACAGATAGTGAAGTGACAGTGGCCGAATGTTGTGCAGCTCCCTGGCACCATCTAGCGGCCGAGTCTCCGAAGTTCAGCCGTaaatcacaacacaaagcaagaaTCGGCTGTGGTCTTTGTCGTTGCAGGACCTGAGCGCCGTGGACTATTTCACTCCCAGCATCGAGCCACTGCATCCGGTCATCTACGCCACCGCCATCGTGCTCCTCTTCTGCCTGCTGACCATCATCGTCAGTTACGTCTACCACCACAAGTAAGCGCTTCGCTCACGCCCGCCTTTATAGCTTGCCCGACCGCCGTCTTGCTAAACCCGCACTGTCGCTTCCAAGGTCGGTGCGCGTCAGCCGCAAGTGTTGGCATATGCTGGTTAACCTCTGCTTCCACGTGTCGCTCACGTGCGCCGTGTTTGTGGGCGGCATCAATCAAACGCGCTACGCCAGTGTGTGCCAAGCGGTGAGACACCACTTTCTATTTTCAAAACACCGTTGTTCAGATTGGTGATGGCTGGGTATTTGCCCCTCCCTCCCAGGTGGGCATTTTGCTGCACTACTCCACGCTGGCAACCGCCCTCTGGGTGGGCGTGACGGCACGCAATATTTACAAGCAAGTGACGCGCAAAGCCAAGCGCTACGAGGAACCTGACGAGCCGCCCCCGCCGCCGCGGCCGATGCTGAGGTACGTGCGTCAAGTTATTGATGTCACTGTACAGGCCTGAACTTTCTCTTAATGCTTCCCAAAGGTTCTACTTAATCGGCGGCGGAATACCCACTATTGTTTGCGGCATCACGGCGGCGGCTAACATCAAGAACTACGGCAACCAGATCAATGCGCCATAGTAAGTAGATCCGGTAAATGAGCGATTTGACACATTCGTCTACTGTCAGAGATCACGTGATTGgtcgggaaaaaaatatttactacaAACACTGTACCTTCATCTAGCTATGCCTTTGGCGTGTAGTGACGGGCAGACAATACAATGTTGTCATTCATACGACAGaataatagcaaaaaaaaaaaaacagccccattCATTCCCAATGAGACATTTAACATCATGGTTCCACATAATTCCCATCCACATTCAAAACATGTAGCTCAGTCATTCCCcacattccacatttttcacccaCATTAACATTCCCACATTCTGACATATTGTCCATGATTCCCTCCTGCttcaacatttcttgaccgattcaaacctTTCCAATGACAAAATCTTTTCCTCATGACAAAAATTCCCACATATTTCCACAGTCACATACCCACATTTTTGCCACATTCAGACATTCCATCTTATTCCTTCCTCCTTcaacatttcttgactgattcaaaccattccaactacaAAATCTTTTCCACATTACCAAAATGCCCACATTACACAAATTCCAGTTTACAcccatatttcacattttccctTTTTAGAGTACCCACATCTTTCCCACAAGACAAATCCTACATTATTTCCTCCTGCTTCAACATTTCTttaccgattcaaaccattcctaCTTCATAATTTTCACATGCCCCACATTCTCACATTAcccaaattccacatttttccacattcaaaTACCCACATTTTTGTTTCCCACATTTAGACATTCTACATTATTCCTTTATCCTTCAAAATTTGACCGATTTGAACTGTTCCAAGTccatattttccacattccccaaattccacAGTTTCACCCATAGTTcacattttcccactttaaaatacccacgtttttaaaaaaatatatatatttttttttcacattccccATTTTCCCACATTACCCACATTCTACACTTTTCCACGTAAAAATACTCacatttttcccacattaagtCAAATTCTACATTATTCCCTCCTGCTTCATTCAACATTTCTTTACCgtttcaaaccattccaacgaCAACATAGGTCACATTCTCACATTACCCAAATTCCACTTTTTCACCCACATTTCACCACTTTTAAAATACCCAAGTTTTTCCCACATAAGACAAATTCTATATTGCCTcctgcttccacatttcttgaccgattcaaaccattctaacAGTCAAACTGTTCAGCTCCTTTCTCTTCATTCCATATCTTTCCACATTATTCCATATCATTCAATATGATTTAATACTATTCCACCCAACACGAAAGTGGgatgaatgaaaagaaaaaaaagcaagtaaaatgatcaaatgaagttcaaatcacaaaataaaagcaagattGTGATAATATGCGAAGAACtgatggtttttgtttttttgggggttttttttgtgttttttttgcaaactttgTGGTGAACAATGAGGTTTTCAGGCCAGATTTAAATGTACTGACATTCTATATATTTGTGGCTCAAATAAAATTCTTGAATCCATTCTGTGCCAGTGAGATGCTATGTTttgtcgtcgtcccccccctCCCACTTCCAGCTGCTGGATGGCGTGGGAGCCGAGCATCGGCGCTTTCTACGGCCCGGCGGGTTTCATCGTCTTCGTGGACTGCATGTATTTCCTCAGCATCCTGCTTCAGCTGCGGCGGCATCCGGAGCGCCGCTACGAATTCAAGGAGCTGGCCGAGGAGCAGCAGCATCTGGCCGGCGAGGGGGCGGCGGACGGCGCGCGCCACCCCTCTTGCTCCTGGCATCATGCCGCGAGCCATGCCCCTGGCGGCGCTGGAGAACGAGCACACCTTTGGCGCGCAGTTGGTGGGGGCGGCGGTGGCGTTGGGGTTATACGCCGGCCTCTGGGTCTTTGGAGCCACGGCCGTGTCGCAGGACCACCCTTTTGATTTGGCGTTCACCTGCCTGTTTGGTGTGGCGGCGCTGGCCCTCGCCGCGTTCATGGTGGCGCACCACTGCGTCAACAGGCAGGACATGAGGCGCTTGTGGTCGCAGGCTTGTTGCTCCGGGAGACGCAGCTACTCGGCGCAGGACGACGCTCTGCTGCCGCGGCCCGGCGTTGCCACGGCGTCCGCGGCCGGCTCGGCCAAGACGGACGCCGAGTCGAACAAGGGCgcccgcagcagcagcagcagcgccgACTCCTCCTACACTGACAAAAGCGCGCCCGCCGTGCGCAGCTCGGCGCACTGCAGCAAGCTAACCAATCTGCACGCGGAGGCCGCCCAGTGCAAGCCTTCCTCCGCCTCCGCCCCGGTGATGACCGTTTTGGACAACAGCCTGACGGAGCATTCGGTGGACAATGAAATCAAAATGCACGTTGCGCCGGTGGAGGTGCAGTTCCGCCCCGTGGAAGACAATCCCGCCGCCGGCAGGCCCCACAAGAATCGATCCCGCGCTCACCGGGCCAGCCGCCTGACGGTGCTGCGGGAGTACGCCTACGACGTGCCCACCAGCATGGACGGCAGCGTCCGGAGCGCCCCCAGCAGGCGGCACCACTATTACGACGTGGCGGCGCGCAACAGCCGGCGCGCCGCCTACATGGCCTACAGGGAGCGCCACCGCATCCAGCTGCAGCACGACAGCAGCGACAGCGCCAGCCTGCCGCGGCGCTCTCGCAAGGCGGGCGAGATGGGGGCGCCGCCCGCCGAGTCCGAAGACGCCGGTGCTGCCGAGCCGTTCGGCAGCGGCGAACTGGAAACCAAATCGTACGGGCTCAACCTTATCACGCAAAACGGCGGTGCGCTCAAAGAAAATGGACAAGCGTTTCCACTCATTAGCGCAGGTGAGAGCGCCCCCTGTATCAAAACTGGCTTGTGGAAACATGAAACTACCGTGTAGGGACACTTTCCATCCGGAATACACTTGTCACTGTGAAATGCCGTTTtgttggtggtgttttttttttttttttatattattcacAATTTATGTAATGTTCGGAAGAAGTGGCCACGTTAGTACCACTCATCTGCTTTTtataaatgttctatttttataAGAGACATGATGTCGCCACTCTGTTCATAACAACATCagcagtaattaaaaaaaaaatttaaattaaagtgCAAAACATCAAACTGCCGTGTTGTGACACTTTCATCCATCttgtttttatgggtttttacaataCAGCGTTCTCTGCCTTTTATTAGACGAAACTTTCTCTTGCTGACACCATGTGACAAGATGAtgatcatttttaaatatttattttaatattttttttttggttgtatttaactttgaagttcaatacatttgcatggaatgttttgaaaaagtaatCTAAGTACAATTATGTGCAATGGATTTTAATGAACTAATTTTAagaatttcccccccccccctatatttaagagcagtgttaatgttcaagctgTGCGTAatgaatgttacagtggcttacaataatagttTGAACATTTCCTATGTATTATTAATGGCACATTAATATAGATATGAGAGATTCTCGTAAGTTTTGAATTATGCAGATGGCACAAACTTTTCAAATCAATCAGGGTCTTTCTTTCGCTTGAAGACATTGGAGGTATTTTTAGTACACCACTGAGCTTTGTTGTTAAAAACGTGCTCTCTTCAAAACAAGCTTAGAGCAGTGTTTCAAATTGTGAATTCTATATTTAGACTCCCAAGTGTCCAATAAGATATTTAAAAACTCATCTCAGTGCGATGTAACGCAGTCAACAACTTTTACAACAAActttcaataaatacaatttaatgatTCGTGCTATTCATATGACGGCTATAATTTCTAACACTAGCATTAATTACATACAGTCTCTTGGAATTGGATGTAATTGACGTGTTGCGCATGCGCACCTGCTCGACGTCATCAGGCTCGCCCCCGTCAAGGTGTGCGCGCACGCAAACGTCAAACTAGTCCACgagcagctgttttttttttttttttttttttggagtgctTATTCAAAATGGACACAAGAAGAGTGTTGAGTATCTCTGCTCGCGTGGACGCCGCCGTCTCGTCTCCTGGTAGGACTGGCGTATGCTGgagagtatttttatttaacaaaaatatatatataataataattgggtCGCGTTTtgtacatgttttgtttttagggtGGGTGGCGCCTTGTTGGGTAGAGAAAGAGAGCAATTCAGTTTTACCCTACCGATTTGTGGGTGTTGTCAATAATGAATAACAAAAATTCACGCTAATTTGTGTGTCCTCAAGACCTTCAATTAATTCGGCATGTAGGACGTACGTGAAAACTGTCACgttaagtgtatatatatactgtcGTAACTCCCTCCAAGATAGTAAACAGTTGGGGAAATGAATGTCTTTGCATGTGCTTGAGCAGCTGCAACTTTTTGccttcttttactttttttaatttattttataaacacTTCAATTGGCAATTGTATTTTGAATATGAGCATCATTTCATCCTAAACACAGTTTCTCTTTTAGTCTCTCAAAAATTGGAGCAACCATTCATGTCTCCCAGGTTGCTGGTCTGTAGTTAGAAACCTCGAAACAAACCTTTCAacctttattttgaacatgaaaccaaacc is a window from the Phycodurus eques isolate BA_2022a chromosome 23, UOR_Pequ_1.1, whole genome shotgun sequence genome containing:
- the adgra3 gene encoding LOW QUALITY PROTEIN: adhesion G protein-coupled receptor A3 (The sequence of the model RefSeq protein was modified relative to this genomic sequence to represent the inferred CDS: inserted 2 bases in 1 codon), encoding MRAHLLQFVTLLLGWAAAAAAAAGASGCKSYDEHSKSTEKSPAASNRKVVCSNMELRQVLPPDSFPNRTATLILNNNKIQELKNGSFVGLSTLEKLDLRNNLISRIEPGAFLGLPALKRLELSNNSIGCLNVDIFRGLTSLIRLNLTGNLFSSLAQGTFDSLVSLKSLDFQTPYLLCDCNLLWLLRWLRDKNVAAKSTKCSYPQSLQGQLVTAVRPELLTCDAPLELPSFQLTPSQRQVVFQGDSLPFQCQASFVAEDMQVLWYQNGRMVTPDAAQGIYIEKHMVQDCSLITSALTISNIQPGFTGNWECRVRTSRGNTTRTVHIVVLESSAKYCAPERVSNNKGDFRWPRTLAGIRAFLPCNRLQSSAGSYSGGSDEEQRAWRNCNRNGLWAEEDYSHCQFQKDVTRFLYFINQMPVNESNVVPMARRLLVYTIDAANFSDKMDIIIVAEMIEKFAKFVDKFKDLGEVMVSMASNLMLADERVLWIAQREATACSRIIACLQKIAAHRLASAQAFSLTSPNIALEAHSVKANEWNGMTCMLFQRPTPERTPGQDRQLTFKCNTTGSFSSVLLKSTTVEASLQLPQSLFTQAALLPGQGEDTVYKLHLMGFRNGKFFPSTGNSSLLADGGKRRNVATPVIMAMIDGISVRMLRTPVNITLRRFARGSDAVSACWNFSLAGGQGGWRTDGCRILGHHDNFTTISCNSLGNYGLLMDLSAVDYFTPSIEPLHPVIYATAIVLLFCLLTIIVSYVYHHKSVRVSRKCWHMLVNLCFHVSLTCAVFVGGINQTRYASVCQAVGILLHYSTLATALWVGVTARNIYKQVTRKAKRYEEPDEPPPPPRPMLRFYLIGGGIPTIVCGITAAANIKNYGNQINAPYCWMAWEPSIGAFYGPAGFIVFVDCMYFLSILLQLRRHPERRYEFKELAEEQQHLAGEGAADGAXATPLAPGIMPRAMPLAALENEHTFGAQLVGAAVALGLYAGLWVFGATAVSQDHPFDLAFTCLFGVAALALAAFMVAHHCVNRQDMRRLWSQACCSGRRSYSAQDDALLPRPGVATASAAGSAKTDAESNKGARSSSSSADSSYTDKSAPAVRSSAHCSKLTNLHAEAAQCKPSSASAPVMTVLDNSLTEHSVDNEIKMHVAPVEVQFRPVEDNPAAGRPHKNRSRAHRASRLTVLREYAYDVPTSMDGSVRSAPSRRHHYYDVAARNSRRAAYMAYRERHRIQLQHDSSDSASLPRRSRKAGEMGAPPAESEDAGAAEPFGSGELETKSYGLNLITQNGGALKENGQAFPLISAGESAPCIKTGLWKHETTV